In one window of Nicotiana tabacum cultivar K326 chromosome 12, ASM71507v2, whole genome shotgun sequence DNA:
- the LOC107814879 gene encoding uncharacterized protein LOC107814879 → MVREVSESCVESLLTEIVSSYCNGFYADKPELAARRIEAIGFQVGHQLSERYTMDRPRFTDHLEAIKFICKDFWSEVFKKQIDNLKTNHRGTFVLQDNRFRWLSRMSVDPSIETLGSIQDPSAMAENKAAQAIGMHLYFPCGIIRGALSNLGIPCAVSADISNLPACSFVVRIKA, encoded by the exons ATGGTTCGAGAAGTATCAGAGAGCTGTGTGGAGAGTTTACTGACAGAGATCGTGTCTTCCTACTGCAATGGCTTCTATGCCGACAAACCTGAGCTCGCCGCCCGCCGCATCGAAGCCATCGGTTTTCAGGTCGGCCACCAACTTTCCGAGAG GTATACCATGGATAGGCCCCGGTTCACTGATCATTTAGAGGCTATCAAATTCATATGCAAGGACTTCTGGTCTGAGGTCTTCAAGAAGCAAATAGACAACCTGAAGACAAATCACAGA GGAACCTTTGTGTTGCAAGACAATCGCTTTCGTTGGCTGTCACGTATGTCAGTTGATCCTTCTATTGAAACTCTTGGTTCTATTCAAGACCCTTCAGCCATGGCTGAAAACAAAGCAGCACAAGCCATAGGAATGCATCTCTATTTCCCATGTGGAATCATAAGGGGAGCACTTTCAAACCTTGGAATTCCTTGTGCAGTTTCTGCAGATATATCTAATCTTCCCGCCT GTTCATTTGTGGTACGAATAAAGGCATGA